The Xenopus tropicalis strain Nigerian chromosome 2, UCB_Xtro_10.0, whole genome shotgun sequence genome window below encodes:
- the gpm6b gene encoding neuronal membrane glycoprotein M6-b isoform X2 has protein sequence MKPAMETAAEETTEQSQEKKGCFECCIKCLGGVPYASLVATILCFSGVALFCGCGHVALTGTVAILEQHFSSNPSDHVLLTEVIQLMQYVIYGIASFFFLYGIILLAEGFYTTSAVKELHSEFKTTACGRCISGMFVFLTYILGVAWLGVFGFSAIPVFMFYNMWSSCEVIKALPTNLTTTADQICVDIRQFGIIPWNALPGKACGQALEQICNSNEFYMSYHLFIVACAGAGATVIALLIYMMATTYNFAVLKFKSREDCCTKF, from the exons ATGAAGCCAGCCATGGAAACTGCAGCAGAGGAAACTACAGAACAAAGCCAAGAGAAAAAAG GTTGCTTTGAATGCTGCATCAAGTGCCTGGGAGGAGTTCCATATGCTTCACTGGTGGCCACAATTCTTTGCTTCTCTGGTGTGGCACTCTTCTGTGGCTGTGGTCATGTGGCACTTACGGGAACAGTAGCCATACTTGAACAGCACTTCTCTTCAAACCCCAGTGATCATGTCCTTCTGACTGAAGT AATACAGCTAATGCAGTACGTCATCTATGGAATTGCATCTTTTTTCTTCTTGTATGGAATTATATTATTAGCAGAAGGCTTCTATACCACTAGTGCAGTGAAGGAGCTACATAGTGAATTTAAAACTACAGCCTGTGGACGATGCATCAGTGGAATG TTCGTTTTCCTTACCTATATTCTGGGAGTGGCCTGGCTTGGTGTCTTTGGCTTTTCTGCCATTCCTGTTTTCATGTTCTACAATATGTGGTCCTCTTGTGAAGTTATCAAAGCTTTGCCTACAAATCTGACCACCACAGCCGATCAGATATGTGTGGATATCCGGCAATTTG GTATCATTCCATGGAATGCTTTACCTGGAAAAGCATGTGGGCAAGCTTTGGAACAAATCTGCAATAGCAATGAG TTCTACATGTCCTATCACCTCTTTATTGTGGCTTGTGCTGGAGCTGGGGCAACTGTCATTGCCTTG CTGATCTACATGATGGCTACCACATATAACTTTGCCGTTTTGAAGTTTAAGAGTCGGGAAGATTGCTGCACTAAATTCTAA
- the gpm6b gene encoding neuronal membrane glycoprotein M6-b isoform 2 (isoform 2 is encoded by transcript variant 2) — translation MGCFECCIKCLGGVPYASLVATILCFSGVALFCGCGHVALTGTVAILEQHFSSNPSDHVLLTEVIQLMQYVIYGIASFFFLYGIILLAEGFYTTSAVKELHSEFKTTACGRCISGMFVFLTYILGVAWLGVFGFSAIPVFMFYNMWSSCEVIKALPTNLTTTADQICVDIRQFGIIPWNALPGKACGQALEQICNSNEFYMSYHLFIVACAGAGATVIALLIYMMATTYNFAVLKFKSREDCCTKF, via the exons GTTGCTTTGAATGCTGCATCAAGTGCCTGGGAGGAGTTCCATATGCTTCACTGGTGGCCACAATTCTTTGCTTCTCTGGTGTGGCACTCTTCTGTGGCTGTGGTCATGTGGCACTTACGGGAACAGTAGCCATACTTGAACAGCACTTCTCTTCAAACCCCAGTGATCATGTCCTTCTGACTGAAGT AATACAGCTAATGCAGTACGTCATCTATGGAATTGCATCTTTTTTCTTCTTGTATGGAATTATATTATTAGCAGAAGGCTTCTATACCACTAGTGCAGTGAAGGAGCTACATAGTGAATTTAAAACTACAGCCTGTGGACGATGCATCAGTGGAATG TTCGTTTTCCTTACCTATATTCTGGGAGTGGCCTGGCTTGGTGTCTTTGGCTTTTCTGCCATTCCTGTTTTCATGTTCTACAATATGTGGTCCTCTTGTGAAGTTATCAAAGCTTTGCCTACAAATCTGACCACCACAGCCGATCAGATATGTGTGGATATCCGGCAATTTG GTATCATTCCATGGAATGCTTTACCTGGAAAAGCATGTGGGCAAGCTTTGGAACAAATCTGCAATAGCAATGAG TTCTACATGTCCTATCACCTCTTTATTGTGGCTTGTGCTGGAGCTGGGGCAACTGTCATTGCCTTG CTGATCTACATGATGGCTACCACATATAACTTTGCCGTTTTGAAGTTTAAGAGTCGGGAAGATTGCTGCACTAAATTCTAA